In one Thermosipho ferrireducens genomic region, the following are encoded:
- a CDS encoding carbohydrate ABC transporter permease encodes MASRLKKREGIIGWGFSATYLIYAAIFWGYPFVWLVILSFTRWRFFGTPKPVGFGNFVRLFSDPIFWRIFLNTVNFMIYFIPMVLIFSFLFALALSRVRLFRTFFALSFLIANVSSGVAYSILFSNLFSESGPLNNFLYKWIGKTIPWFSDPQLALLSIAIMVTWKFVGYYGLILFAGLNAIPKSLYEAADLDGATNWTKFWKITLPLINPALTTVLVFAVNLTFGIFTEPYMITGGGPMRRTLTFMMHIYTTAFQRMNPSYAASLAVITGLLSYGCVMLVRWLVEKEVNIV; translated from the coding sequence ATGGCTTCCAGGTTAAAAAAGCGAGAAGGAATAATCGGATGGGGATTTTCAGCAACATATTTAATATATGCCGCTATATTCTGGGGATACCCTTTTGTCTGGCTGGTTATTTTATCTTTTACGCGATGGAGATTTTTTGGTACACCGAAACCTGTTGGTTTTGGAAATTTTGTCAGGCTTTTTTCTGATCCCATTTTCTGGAGAATATTCTTAAATACAGTAAATTTTATGATATATTTTATTCCCATGGTTTTAATATTTTCCTTTCTTTTTGCTCTGGCTTTGTCGAGAGTACGACTGTTTAGAACCTTTTTCGCCTTAAGTTTCTTAATAGCCAATGTTTCTTCTGGTGTTGCATATTCAATACTCTTTTCGAATCTGTTTTCTGAAAGTGGTCCACTCAATAATTTTTTATACAAATGGATAGGAAAAACTATTCCCTGGTTCAGTGACCCACAACTTGCTTTATTATCAATTGCCATAATGGTTACCTGGAAATTTGTTGGATATTATGGATTAATATTATTTGCCGGCCTCAATGCTATTCCAAAATCACTTTACGAAGCTGCTGATCTTGATGGTGCTACAAACTGGACAAAATTCTGGAAAATAACGCTACCTCTTATTAATCCAGCTTTAACCACTGTTCTGGTATTTGCTGTGAATTTAACTTTTGGAATTTTTACCGAACCGTATATGATAACTGGTGGCGGACCAATGAGAAGAACACTGACATTTATGATGCATATTTATACGACAGCATTTCAAAGAATGAATCCATCTTATGCTGCATCCTTAGCTGTTATAACAGGTCTGTTAAGTTACGGCTGTGTCATGTTAGTTAGATGGTTGGTGGAAAAAGAGGTGAATATAGTATGA
- a CDS encoding transposase, with the protein MRRRNIKKIFKLIQKFYKNILPQLPQKSTNRGRPRKYSDVLILSLAVLKELLGLSFRETLEIGTMYFNKVPSLRDFHYRVLQLEEIIKHLINFIHDTLQCEIESIIVDGTGIGFKKHTTLNWMRGTYVRQIKNHVRCEVVLTKGKYKLFQYVEVGKAYSSEIKLLKKLLKKIELKGKKFIADKLYDVKWLREYLKKRGIKEVIKIRKRAIGRKEVDYEEYKERNEIEGLFGNIKTKLGGYVYAYREDMARIQALIKFLLYNLYVAYIFLFTKLCIDITNFIEIHIKIYKFYIIPCKIRKNA; encoded by the coding sequence ATGAGAAGAAGAAACATAAAGAAGATATTCAAACTTATCCAAAAATTCTACAAAAATATTTTACCACAACTTCCCCAAAAATCTACCAATAGGGGGAGGCCTAGGAAATATTCAGATGTATTAATACTTTCATTAGCAGTTCTTAAAGAACTGTTGGGACTTTCATTCAGAGAGACATTAGAAATAGGTACAATGTACTTTAACAAAGTTCCATCACTCAGGGACTTTCATTACAGGGTTCTTCAATTAGAAGAGATTATAAAACATCTTATAAACTTCATACACGACACACTCCAGTGTGAGATAGAGAGTATTATAGTAGACGGTACAGGAATAGGGTTTAAGAAACATACTACCTTGAACTGGATGAGAGGCACATATGTAAGACAGATAAAGAACCACGTTAGATGTGAAGTAGTGTTAACAAAAGGAAAATACAAACTTTTTCAGTATGTGGAAGTGGGAAAAGCTTATTCAAGTGAAATAAAACTTCTAAAAAAACTATTGAAAAAGATAGAACTCAAGGGAAAGAAATTCATAGCAGACAAGTTGTACGATGTTAAATGGTTGAGGGAGTATCTGAAAAAAAGAGGAATAAAAGAGGTAATAAAAATAAGAAAAAGAGCAATAGGCAGGAAAGAAGTAGATTATGAAGAATACAAAGAAAGGAACGAAATAGAAGGACTATTTGGAAACATAAAAACAAAGCTTGGGGGATATGTATACGCCTACAGAGAGGACATGGCAAGGATACAGGCACTAATAAAGTTTTTATTGTACAACCTGTATGTGGCATATATTTTTCTTTTTACAAAGCTATGTATTGATATTACAAATTTTATAGAAATTCATATAAAAATATACAAATTTTATATAATTCCATGTAAAATTAGAAAAAACGCATAA
- a CDS encoding carbohydrate ABC transporter permease, which produces MKKKKIGDFIIYFFLFLGAIIWIYPYFWLLFSSFKPSSEIYTQFWPTRFTLDHYKFIFVMAGKMQRPFLRALGNSIYISFTVTFSVVLTSAFFGYVLAKLDYKGRKTIFNFILFQMLFPGFMFIVPLFVLIRNLRLLNTYSAIILPAIVSAWGTFMFTQAYKSIPSDYIEAAKIDGANTFWIVTRVMFPLVRSTASIVGLFTFIGTWDNFMWPLIVMKDYEKMPLSVLLASFNHEYSSYVGPILAGSVIQTIPMVLIFLMFRKYFLQGISLSLK; this is translated from the coding sequence ATGAAAAAGAAAAAAATAGGAGATTTTATTATATATTTTTTCCTGTTTTTAGGGGCTATTATCTGGATATATCCCTATTTCTGGCTTTTGTTTTCTTCTTTCAAGCCTTCAAGTGAAATATATACACAATTCTGGCCTACCCGTTTTACTTTAGATCACTATAAATTTATATTTGTAATGGCCGGAAAAATGCAAAGACCGTTTTTAAGAGCCCTTGGAAATAGTATATACATTTCTTTTACCGTAACCTTTTCAGTGGTTCTGACTTCCGCGTTTTTTGGTTACGTATTAGCAAAATTAGACTATAAAGGAAGAAAAACTATATTTAATTTCATACTGTTTCAGATGCTATTCCCTGGATTTATGTTTATAGTACCGTTGTTTGTATTAATTAGAAATCTCAGGCTTTTGAATACATATTCTGCTATTATTTTACCTGCAATAGTAAGCGCATGGGGTACATTTATGTTCACGCAGGCTTATAAATCGATACCATCTGATTATATAGAAGCCGCAAAAATAGATGGTGCCAATACATTCTGGATTGTAACAAGAGTAATGTTCCCGCTTGTACGATCAACGGCCTCCATAGTAGGGCTATTCACTTTTATAGGGACATGGGACAACTTTATGTGGCCGTTGATAGTAATGAAAGATTATGAAAAAATGCCTCTTTCTGTACTCCTGGCAAGTTTCAACCATGAATACAGCAGTTATGTAGGTCCAATTCTTGCGGGTTCCGTCATTCAAACAATTCCCATGGTGTTGATATTCCTCATGTTCAGGAAATATTTCTTGCAGGGAATTTCTTTATCACTAAAGTAA
- a CDS encoding LacI family DNA-binding transcriptional regulator, translating into MPTIEDVAKEANVSIATVSRVLNNSGYVSERTKMKVWSAIKKLNYKPKLSAASLARHKQVFRVGICESKRLQKMERESFTPEFYSVILTALIETGTTYGLSFYKTNLDAPEEHDAYILLGGDTTIETIKMYKDMKKPFLLLDHYIPGQKVDCIVSNGYDGAYYAVNYLIEKGFKKIVHVHGPLNSYGFRSRYEGYTMAMTEAGLFPRYFEYDDVNDNMNDVIGIILRNYGVPDAIFASNDITAMRVIRELKKRGLNIPQDVSVIGFDDIISAEKFDPPLTTVKVFKDEMGSLAAKRIYELIVKQDPHPIVISLFTKFVKRKSSI; encoded by the coding sequence GTGCCTACAATTGAAGATGTTGCAAAAGAAGCAAATGTTTCAATAGCTACTGTTTCACGTGTACTTAATAATTCTGGATACGTATCTGAACGAACAAAGATGAAAGTCTGGAGCGCAATTAAAAAACTTAATTACAAGCCAAAATTGTCTGCGGCCTCTCTGGCAAGACATAAGCAGGTGTTCAGGGTGGGGATCTGTGAAAGTAAAAGACTGCAAAAAATGGAAAGAGAGAGCTTTACTCCTGAGTTTTACTCGGTAATTTTAACCGCTTTAATTGAGACCGGCACAACCTACGGCCTCTCCTTTTACAAAACAAATTTAGATGCACCTGAAGAGCATGATGCGTACATATTACTCGGTGGAGATACTACAATAGAAACGATTAAGATGTACAAAGATATGAAAAAACCTTTTTTACTTCTTGATCACTATATTCCTGGCCAAAAAGTTGACTGCATAGTAAGTAATGGATATGATGGAGCATATTACGCTGTTAATTATTTAATTGAAAAAGGGTTTAAAAAAATTGTTCATGTTCACGGACCACTAAACTCTTATGGTTTTAGAAGTAGATACGAGGGATACACCATGGCAATGACCGAAGCAGGTCTGTTTCCAAGATATTTCGAATATGATGATGTGAACGACAATATGAACGACGTGATAGGAATTATTCTAAGAAACTATGGTGTACCAGATGCTATTTTTGCATCAAATGATATAACAGCTATGCGAGTCATACGAGAATTAAAAAAACGCGGATTAAACATTCCTCAAGATGTATCTGTTATTGGATTTGATGACATTATAAGTGCAGAAAAGTTTGACCCTCCTTTAACCACAGTTAAAGTTTTTAAAGATGAAATGGGCTCACTTGCTGCAAAGCGGATATATGAGCTTATTGTTAAACAAGATCCCCACCCCATTGTTATTTCTCTTTTCACCAAATTCGTTAAAAGGAAAAGTTCCATTTAA
- a CDS encoding 6TM ABC transporter family protein encodes MKLCWELLKTKRFEFVLLLIFSSILSFFEGLIQPLIVKWLFDEAVLKLNFQRFVFLSIVYLGLGLIFVFLFYINSL; translated from the coding sequence ATGAAATTATGCTGGGAACTTTTAAAAACAAAGAGATTTGAGTTTGTCTTACTCCTCATCTTTTCAAGTATTTTAAGTTTTTTTGAAGGATTAATTCAACCACTAATAGTAAAGTGGTTATTTGATGAGGCTGTATTGAAATTAAACTTTCAGAGATTTGTATTTTTAAGCATAGTTTACCTTGGACTCGGACTGATTTTTGTATTTTTGTTTTACATAAACAGCCTCTGA
- a CDS encoding ATP-binding cassette domain-containing protein, translated as MLNLESELLKKTFNHDLKEFTRKGAGYFINSIHKDVNESVVPMIRMTINIVSMIVSEVALLLAMFFISWRASLVLFIIIPPLMYFSNIISQKVRKKTSLEREKEGIYTSFLTSALKAFKVMRTFNRIFDLAILKHRKTLEEYLDSSFESFKAVKSSQMLGDVIRNTADTLSLIVSGYFVLIGKLSFGGFVAIINTFWRAVSSLFGIVQAIPELHRYSQILERIKGLLNTKQKEYFTLDNKVALKDVKLSFNGNKVINIDNLEITPRSKVLIFGENGTGKTTLLNILSGYLSPDSGKILRPKNVVSITMPIELPEIPINELIKDEELIKRLGLENLKEKLPSSLSAGEKQRVAIGIALENNADVYIFDVPLANIDEQSKEKIIKLIFEKLTSKTLIMVLHGEKELHSLFDKKIKL; from the coding sequence GTGTTAAATCTTGAATCTGAACTTTTAAAAAAGACTTTTAATCACGACTTAAAAGAATTTACCAGAAAAGGGGCAGGATATTTCATAAATTCTATTCACAAAGATGTTAATGAAAGTGTTGTCCCAATGATTAGAATGACGATAAACATAGTTTCAATGATTGTATCAGAAGTAGCTTTATTGCTTGCTATGTTTTTTATTTCCTGGAGAGCTTCTTTAGTACTATTTATCATTATTCCACCTTTAATGTATTTTTCAAATATTATAAGTCAAAAGGTCAGAAAAAAAACCTCGCTTGAAAGAGAAAAAGAAGGAATTTATACAAGTTTTCTTACAAGTGCACTTAAAGCTTTCAAAGTTATGAGAACTTTCAATCGGATATTTGACCTTGCGATCTTAAAACATAGAAAAACTTTAGAAGAGTATTTAGACAGCAGCTTTGAAAGCTTCAAAGCTGTTAAATCCAGTCAAATGTTAGGTGATGTTATTCGAAATACAGCGGATACTCTTTCACTTATAGTATCTGGATATTTTGTTTTGATTGGAAAATTGAGCTTTGGTGGATTTGTAGCAATAATAAACACGTTCTGGAGAGCAGTTTCATCTCTTTTTGGAATTGTTCAGGCCATTCCAGAGCTTCACAGATATTCTCAGATACTTGAAAGAATAAAAGGTTTGTTAAACACCAAACAAAAAGAATATTTTACTCTGGATAATAAAGTTGCTTTAAAAGACGTTAAACTCTCTTTCAACGGAAACAAAGTAATTAATATAGATAATTTAGAAATAACCCCAAGAAGTAAAGTATTAATCTTCGGAGAAAATGGAACTGGAAAAACAACTCTTTTAAACATATTATCTGGATATTTATCACCAGATAGTGGAAAAATATTAAGACCAAAAAATGTTGTATCAATAACCATGCCAATTGAACTTCCAGAAATCCCCATAAATGAACTTATAAAAGATGAAGAATTAATTAAAAGACTTGGTTTAGAGAACTTAAAAGAAAAACTACCTTCCAGTCTTTCAGCGGGTGAAAAACAGAGAGTAGCCATCGGTATTGCTCTTGAAAACAATGCAGATGTGTATATATTTGATGTACCACTTGCAAATATAGATGAACAAAGTAAAGAAAAGATAATAAAGTTGATATTTGAAAAATTAACTTCTAAAACGTTAATAATGGTACTTCATGGGGAGAAAGAACTTCATAGTTTGTTTGACAAAAAAATTAAGTTGTAA
- the flgK gene encoding flagellar hook-associated protein FlgK → MPDINLYGALNTGLLGIYTSKLAMNVVAHNIANANTPGFSRQAPIIKTMPPIPVSTLTQPSLPLQIGTGSQVKDIKRIRDEFLDIQYRQVNNKYNYWDAVTSNLHFVEQLFAEPGDSGLRYLFDSLWSGMEEIITDPTNSAAKRELVSRAEEFVQNIKDLYNRLEQLREDLDNEIEQRVKQINAMLERLSDINSKVRLSVALRTTPNDLLDERDRILDEISKLADISYTKDASGQINLRIGDQIVLTGSDVNKLRVLDRPYGKGFKEIFVGNSKVDIYNGRLRAILDLRDKTIVKYMNRLDEFALYLSDKFNLIHRDGFNSDGSVTGLRFFTEPEADDINNAVLFRLAGSKRVESGPINNIVGMSNRAKVADISTKTFIDEGSIVFFDGNSQTIAINVNAGDTVQDFINYVSADPGAWFSYSIETHGNGEYLLKMTSSDNLRNTLALDFNGNMFETMGFDTKDVDIFVINANDFNPQTGTYTIGINGNTINVNVTDSYTINDLANDINTNFGSDVNAFVHGGKLLIIPTSKNNFNYKEISFQDSDGLFTQVNLHTETYKALDTNKETLENILGRSDTFKITIGATEIEIDPTQLTLKDLVKQLNDVGTGILFDLTPHNKLVIRGTESMNFKIGKVIKGPEAFFAAMGFIDPDSDPTNDWDDGYVFLDPFQSPEEQREKYAKADTLFVDEILPNEPYRFVEKFSVNSTVKANPETVAVDFGKVEPNTTWDAKVFSPTGQANTTIMEILSQMRNDKILGSGKESFAEFLGGIVAEMGVEGETATKMKDNTDILMKEINGERERVKGVSLDEEMANMIKFQHAFNASARVMTAVDEMIGRVIDRLGVVGR, encoded by the coding sequence GTGCCAGATATTAATCTATATGGAGCTTTAAACACGGGATTATTAGGTATATATACAAGTAAACTTGCAATGAACGTAGTGGCGCATAATATTGCTAATGCCAATACTCCAGGTTTTTCGCGCCAGGCTCCAATAATTAAGACAATGCCTCCTATTCCAGTGTCAACGCTTACTCAACCATCTCTTCCACTTCAAATAGGAACAGGCTCACAGGTTAAAGATATAAAAAGAATTCGTGATGAATTTCTTGATATTCAATATCGACAGGTAAACAATAAATATAATTACTGGGACGCAGTAACTTCAAATCTTCATTTCGTTGAACAACTTTTTGCCGAACCTGGAGATTCTGGGTTGAGATATCTTTTTGATTCTTTGTGGTCTGGAATGGAAGAAATTATAACAGATCCAACCAACAGTGCAGCAAAAAGAGAACTTGTAAGTCGTGCAGAAGAATTTGTTCAAAACATAAAAGATTTGTACAACCGACTTGAACAATTAAGAGAGGACCTTGACAATGAAATAGAGCAAAGAGTTAAGCAAATAAATGCAATGCTGGAAAGATTATCTGATATAAACTCAAAAGTAAGGTTGTCAGTGGCACTGAGGACTACCCCAAATGACTTATTGGATGAAAGAGACAGAATTCTTGATGAGATTTCGAAACTTGCAGATATTTCTTACACAAAAGATGCGTCCGGGCAAATTAATTTAAGGATAGGTGATCAGATAGTTTTAACTGGCAGCGATGTAAACAAACTTAGGGTCCTCGATAGACCTTATGGAAAAGGATTTAAAGAAATATTTGTAGGAAATTCAAAAGTAGATATTTACAATGGAAGACTAAGAGCCATCTTAGACTTAAGAGACAAAACTATTGTTAAGTATATGAACCGTCTTGATGAATTTGCACTTTATTTATCAGATAAGTTTAATTTAATCCACCGTGATGGGTTCAATTCAGACGGAAGTGTTACCGGCCTTAGATTTTTCACAGAACCAGAAGCAGATGACATAAACAACGCTGTTCTATTTAGATTAGCGGGCTCAAAACGTGTAGAATCAGGACCAATAAATAATATAGTTGGAATGAGCAATAGAGCAAAAGTAGCAGATATTTCAACAAAAACATTTATTGATGAAGGCTCCATAGTCTTTTTTGATGGAAACAGTCAGACTATAGCCATAAATGTTAACGCTGGAGATACCGTGCAGGACTTTATCAATTATGTGTCCGCAGATCCAGGTGCGTGGTTTTCATATAGCATTGAGACACATGGAAACGGGGAGTACCTTCTAAAAATGACAAGTAGTGATAACCTTAGAAATACGTTGGCACTTGACTTTAACGGAAACATGTTTGAAACAATGGGATTTGATACAAAAGATGTAGACATTTTTGTGATAAATGCTAACGATTTTAATCCCCAAACTGGAACGTACACTATTGGTATAAATGGAAACACTATAAATGTTAATGTAACAGACAGTTACACGATAAATGACCTTGCAAATGACATAAACACCAATTTTGGCTCTGATGTAAATGCTTTTGTTCATGGCGGAAAATTATTGATTATTCCCACATCAAAAAACAATTTTAATTACAAAGAAATTTCTTTTCAAGATTCTGATGGATTATTTACCCAGGTAAACTTACACACAGAAACATATAAAGCTCTGGATACAAATAAAGAAACTTTAGAAAATATTCTTGGACGTTCCGATACATTTAAAATTACCATAGGTGCAACTGAAATAGAAATAGACCCCACCCAACTTACATTGAAAGATCTTGTCAAACAATTAAACGACGTAGGAACGGGTATCCTCTTTGATTTAACACCACACAACAAGCTTGTAATCAGGGGAACAGAATCAATGAATTTCAAAATAGGCAAAGTGATAAAGGGACCTGAAGCGTTCTTTGCAGCAATGGGGTTCATTGATCCGGATAGCGACCCAACAAATGATTGGGACGATGGATATGTGTTTCTTGACCCTTTCCAATCTCCTGAAGAACAAAGAGAAAAATATGCAAAAGCTGACACCTTATTCGTAGATGAAATTTTACCTAATGAACCTTATAGATTTGTAGAAAAATTTTCTGTGAACTCAACAGTAAAAGCTAATCCTGAAACAGTTGCTGTAGATTTTGGAAAGGTAGAGCCAAACACCACATGGGATGCTAAAGTCTTTTCTCCAACAGGCCAGGCAAATACAACTATTATGGAAATTTTATCTCAAATGCGCAATGATAAAATTCTTGGAAGTGGAAAAGAAAGTTTTGCGGAATTTTTAGGAGGAATAGTAGCCGAGATGGGCGTTGAAGGTGAAACAGCGACTAAAATGAAAGATAATACAGATATTCTAATGAAAGAAATAAACGGTGAGCGCGAAAGAGTTAAAGGTGTATCTCTTGACGAAGAAATGGCTAATATGATTAAATTTCAGCACGCGTTCAACGCCTCAGCAAGAGTAATGACTGCGGTGGATGAAATGATAGGAAGAGTTATTGATAGACTAGGAGTTGTGGGAAGATAG
- the flgM gene encoding flagellar biosynthesis anti-sigma factor FlgM: MEIKGINGFGQIQGIKRLNAEKIKKGKNDSVEFNESKRIVQLLKAAKEFPEIRTELVQKLKEAIESGTFEINPEKIAEAIVREYK; the protein is encoded by the coding sequence ATGGAAATAAAAGGTATAAATGGATTTGGACAAATTCAAGGAATTAAACGCCTTAATGCAGAAAAAATAAAAAAGGGAAAGAATGATTCTGTAGAATTCAATGAATCTAAAAGAATTGTTCAGCTTTTAAAGGCTGCAAAAGAATTTCCTGAAATTAGAACAGAGTTGGTACAAAAGTTAAAAGAGGCTATTGAAAGTGGTACTTTTGAAATTAATCCAGAGAAAATAGCAGAGGCTATCGTGAGGGAGTACAAATAA
- a CDS encoding queuosine precursor transporter: MNKASEKLITLSGLFVSVIVVSNIIAGKLINIGPFVITLSVLIYPLSFALSTIIFEIFGERIAKKVIYTGFLASLILAIVSYITILYPPSPIFENNDAYLTVFNATPRIILASFLAYYFAQIVNLWAFSFSKTVFRTENIYFRNIISMFLTQFVDSLIFVLVSFYGVYEWKEVVNMILSQYIIKLIFSALNSPIISLSVKRLKRDLVLEQ; the protein is encoded by the coding sequence TTGAACAAGGCAAGTGAAAAACTCATAACCCTTTCAGGACTTTTTGTATCAGTTATTGTTGTTTCTAATATTATCGCAGGAAAGCTAATAAACATAGGACCTTTTGTAATTACACTATCTGTTTTAATTTATCCATTAAGTTTTGCACTTTCAACTATCATTTTTGAAATTTTTGGTGAAAGAATCGCAAAAAAAGTTATTTACACAGGATTTCTTGCTTCATTAATACTTGCTATCGTTTCTTATATAACGATTTTATATCCTCCATCACCTATATTTGAAAATAATGATGCTTATTTAACTGTTTTCAACGCAACCCCACGTATTATCCTTGCAAGTTTTCTGGCATATTATTTTGCCCAAATTGTAAATTTATGGGCATTTAGTTTCTCAAAAACAGTTTTCAGAACAGAAAACATTTATTTCAGAAACATAATCTCTATGTTCTTAACACAGTTCGTTGATTCACTTATTTTTGTACTGGTCTCTTTTTATGGGGTATATGAATGGAAAGAAGTAGTAAATATGATACTTTCACAATATATAATAAAGCTAATCTTCTCAGCACTTAACAGCCCCATTATATCGTTAAGTGTAAAAAGGTTGAAAAGAGATTTAGTATTAGAACAATAA
- a CDS encoding glycoside hydrolase family 130 protein encodes MELKLQRHPKNPLFGPNPNHLWESRFVFNPAVAYDGELFHMLYRAQGEDMVSRLGYAVSVDGVNWNRFEKPVFTPSTQAELYGVEDPRITYLEGYYYINYTAYSPTGIKVAMARTKNFITYERFGTILPESPNKDAALFPEKINGKYVLIHRIEPDIWLAFSDDLIHWDNYVSIAKPRKDSWDNLKIGAGAPPIKTEHGWLLLYHGVEKAARSIYRLGFILLDLNDPTKVIKRSEEPILEPEEEWEIFGGVPNVVFSDAMVRYKDKYYVYYGGADNYIALATIDVEEVEKWAKS; translated from the coding sequence ATGGAACTTAAATTACAACGCCACCCTAAAAATCCTTTATTTGGTCCTAACCCAAATCATTTATGGGAAAGCAGGTTTGTATTTAATCCTGCGGTTGCTTACGATGGAGAATTATTTCATATGCTTTACAGAGCTCAGGGCGAAGACATGGTTTCAAGATTAGGTTATGCTGTGAGTGTCGATGGAGTTAACTGGAATCGCTTTGAAAAACCTGTATTTACACCGTCAACGCAGGCAGAACTTTATGGAGTAGAGGATCCAAGAATCACGTATCTTGAAGGCTACTATTATATTAACTACACTGCATATTCACCAACAGGTATTAAAGTTGCAATGGCACGTACCAAAAATTTTATAACTTACGAAAGATTTGGCACCATTTTACCAGAAAGTCCTAACAAAGACGCGGCATTGTTTCCAGAAAAGATAAATGGAAAATATGTTTTAATACACAGAATAGAACCCGATATATGGCTTGCTTTTTCAGATGATTTAATACATTGGGATAACTATGTCTCAATAGCAAAGCCTCGAAAAGACTCATGGGACAATTTAAAGATTGGCGCAGGAGCTCCGCCAATAAAAACAGAACATGGATGGCTTTTGCTATACCACGGAGTAGAAAAGGCAGCACGTTCTATATACAGGCTTGGTTTTATACTTCTTGATTTAAATGATCCTACAAAGGTAATAAAACGTTCAGAAGAACCGATTCTGGAACCAGAAGAAGAATGGGAAATTTTTGGAGGGGTACCTAACGTTGTATTTTCAGATGCAATGGTACGATACAAAGATAAATACTACGTTTATTATGGAGGAGCAGATAATTATATAGCTCTTGCTACAATAGATGTAGAGGAAGTAGAAAAGTGGGCTAAAAGTTAA
- a CDS encoding ABC transporter substrate-binding protein: MKKLLVIFLLSVLILNVFAVKKLVFWTAPNPLQEEFWKPIVEEWNATHPDIQIEWKTIPAAGSSEEAILTSIAAGNAPDICTNIFSGFAAQLAEQNAILPLDVAFGGEFFELAEARKMRNIIEGWKFNGHYYVIPIYSNPILMWWRADILKSLGYDKPPKTYSEIYELAKKYANPPEKYALVVTKGRNWWDRWFDYITYYYAAGNGKPYIEGSKATFNNEAGLAVADFIYTMFKNKWTTIDWGKVFALANGKAIGSLMGPWSINWAKNTYPEVYKNLWITPPPVPDNYKGNVVKTFADTKGLVIFRSTKYKKEAFEFVKWVFSNVKNDVRWIEITKMPPAREDLGTNPLFKKFIDEDPYFAAYAKEVGNAVPPALTTMTIDVQEIMTTYLIEPLSYLKSTPEKAVEKTVKEINKILY, from the coding sequence ATGAAGAAACTATTAGTTATTTTTCTGTTATCAGTACTGATTTTAAATGTATTCGCTGTAAAGAAATTGGTTTTCTGGACTGCTCCAAATCCTTTACAGGAAGAATTCTGGAAACCTATTGTTGAAGAATGGAATGCAACTCATCCAGATATTCAAATTGAATGGAAAACTATTCCAGCAGCTGGAAGTTCAGAAGAGGCTATATTAACTTCTATAGCCGCTGGAAACGCTCCAGATATTTGTACAAACATATTCAGTGGATTTGCGGCACAACTTGCTGAACAAAACGCTATTTTGCCACTTGATGTGGCATTTGGCGGCGAATTTTTCGAACTGGCTGAAGCAAGAAAAATGAGAAATATCATAGAAGGCTGGAAATTCAACGGACATTATTACGTTATACCAATCTATTCTAATCCTATCTTAATGTGGTGGAGAGCTGATATTCTAAAATCACTTGGTTATGACAAACCTCCCAAAACATATTCTGAGATTTATGAACTTGCAAAAAAATATGCCAATCCACCAGAAAAATACGCCCTTGTAGTAACCAAAGGACGCAACTGGTGGGACAGATGGTTCGATTACATAACATATTACTACGCTGCAGGTAATGGTAAACCATACATTGAAGGAAGTAAAGCAACTTTCAACAATGAAGCTGGATTAGCTGTTGCTGATTTCATATATACTATGTTCAAAAACAAATGGACAACGATCGATTGGGGAAAAGTATTTGCTCTTGCTAATGGAAAAGCTATTGGAAGTCTCATGGGACCATGGTCTATCAACTGGGCTAAAAACACATATCCAGAAGTTTATAAAAACCTGTGGATTACTCCTCCTCCAGTTCCAGATAACTACAAAGGAAATGTAGTAAAAACTTTCGCCGATACAAAAGGTCTTGTAATTTTCAGAAGCACAAAATACAAAAAAGAAGCGTTTGAATTTGTTAAATGGGTATTCTCAAATGTAAAAAATGATGTAAGATGGATAGAAATAACGAAGATGCCTCCAGCACGTGAAGACCTTGGAACTAATCCACTGTTCAAAAAATTCATAGATGAGGATCCATACTTTGCAGCCTATGCGAAAGAAGTGGGTAACGCCGTTCCACCCGCTTTAACAACTATGACCATAGATGTTCAAGAAATTATGACAACATACCTTATTGAACCACTTTCTTATTTAAAATCAACACCAGAAAAAGCTGTTGAAAAAACTGTAAAAGAAATAAACAAAATTCTTTATTGA